The proteins below are encoded in one region of Colletotrichum lupini chromosome 5, complete sequence:
- a CDS encoding F-box domain-containing protein encodes MTYIANSLNLHDIFNLSLVCQQFRYLVDNDDICRAALETHAPYSADFLAARSSKHYARCLRRLVKLRDAIATAKPYTTALVAHAVDFIYCNGTLCYTESYEVLRLLNLHASSDSEDIIDTRMLLQSFPGANLANSKYKFRPIYFAHGVLSCLYSPPKTEGYSRLVVINLEKKTLLTAQRLESTSKLFVRNNQNYLYYGTHSVTGDDGFKRWVLRRFDLQTKQWIPGHLDLEDLAGSDIGTTVCFEIIDDYFYGLSSLNSFEVYETDSLSYYYGFRLPVGSTQPGDMQLASKESMLRRDHKDGPIDDRWSTLQLAKDLVTGNITVFECRREWLVNESSSARTAYRKEIIFAAPADPGERDTEADTHQTVYMSTPRCSSAKLVTLEKQGNTTYVHRGDDGSTSPTITLSQCFIRSYNQSCETFIDLVNDPVATESITQRPQIRSISRFPQSGTGRVPKESPADTSAQVSHQTHRPNEISSWPPEVDVSQRNVHLDALDNILYPKGQTTFGNISGVMDERSLVYAIGQRGSQTRRPLVFICFGPSIKLTGLARWPGGPTRPPCNHKATEGDNARDSGPYPTPQSLPVSAPGSRNSSFSEGFNPDPSQTSANVQEGIGRPDAPSWIRRASAAYLQPISALENPVGFNFAFCKDHSVPCRCC; translated from the exons ATGACCTACATCGCAAATTCTTTGAATCTACATGACATATTCAACTTAAGTCTCGTTTGCCAGCAATTCAGGTATCTCGTGGACAATGATGATATTTGCCGGGCCGCTTTGGAG ACTCATGCGCCGTATTCAGCTGATTTCCTAGCTGCCCGCTCCTCTAAGCATTATGCTCGCTGCTTGCGGCGACTGGTCAAGCTTCGGGACGCTATCGCCACTGCCAAGCCATACACCACAGCTCTGGTCGCTCATGCAGTTGACTTCATCTACTGCAACGGCACGCTTTGTTATACGGAAAGTTACGAGGTTTTGCGTCTCCTTAATCTGCATGCCTCATCGGACTCGGAGGACATCATCGATACTCGAATGCTGCTCCAATCCTTTCCAGGGGCGAATCTCGCCAACAGCAAGTACAAATTCCGTCCAATATACTTCGCCCATGGAGTATTGTCTTGTCTTTACAGCCCACCCAAGACTGAAGGTTACAGTCGCCTCGTTGTCATCAACTTGGAGAAGAAGACACTTCTGACAGCCCAACGTCTCGAGTCAACCTCCAAGCTATTTGTACGCAATAACCAGAACTACCTCTACTACGGCACTCACTCGGTGACTGGGGATGATGGATTCAAACGATGGGTCCTACGGCGATTTGATCTACAGACCAAGCAGTGGATACCTGGTCACTTGGATCTCGAAGACCTAGCTGGTTCAGACATCGGAACGACCGTTTGTTTCGAAATAATTGATGACTATTTTTATGGCTTATCTAGCCTGAACAGTTTCGAAGTATACGAGACGGATTCGCTATCGTATTATTACGGGTTTCGGTTGCCTGTGGGCAGTACTCAGCCCGGAGACATGCAGCTGGCGTCGAAAGAGTCTATGCTGAGGCGAGATCACAAAGACGGCCCGATAGATGATCGATGGAGTACTTTGCAGCTCGCGAAAGACTTGGTCACGGGAAACATCACGGTGTTTGAATGTCGAAGGGAATGGCTCGTCAACGAATCTTCCAGCGCGAGAACAGCATACCGAAAGGAGATAATTTTTGCCGCTCCCGCTGACCCTGGTGAAAGAGATACCGAAGCTGACACACACCAAACCGTTTATATGTCAACCCCGCGCTGCTCGTCTGCTAAGTTAGTCACATTGGAGAAGCAAGGGAACACAACCTACGTTCACAGAGGCGATGACGGCTCAACATCGCCGACCATAACATTAAGCCAATGCTTTATACGTTCTTATAATCAGTCTTGCGAGACATTCATTGACCTGGTAAACGATCCTGTCGCTACCGAATCGATTACGCAAAGACCGCAAATACGTTCAATTTCTCGTTTCCCCCAGAGCGGAACCGGCCGGGTTCCGAAGGAGTCACCAGCTGACACTTCTGCTCAGGTCTCCCACCAGACCCATAGGCCTAACGAGATCTCATCGTGGCCACCAGAGGTCGACGTGAGCCAACGAAATGTGCATCTTGACGCATTGGATAACATACTCTATCCCAAAGGCCAGACTACATTCGGTAACATCTCGGGGGTAATGGATGAGCGCTCTTTGGTGTACGCCATTGGGCAAAGGGGATCTCAAACCAGACGGCCTTTGGTCTTCATCTGTTTTGGCCCTTCCATTAAGCTCACCGGACTCGCTCGGTGGCCTGGCGGCCCAACAAGACCACCTTGCAACCACAAAGCGACAGAAGGCGACAATGCGAGAGATTCGGGGCCCTATCCTACGCCGCAGTCCCTGCCGGTGTCTGCTCCTGGTTCGAGAAACTCTTCCTTTAGTGAAGGGTTCAATCCTGACCCGTCACAAACATCTGCCAACGTGCAGGAGGGCATCGGCAGACCAGACGCGCCATCCTGGATAAGAAGAGCCTCGGCCGCATATTTACAACCCATATCTGCTCTTGAAAATCCTGTTGGTTTCAACTTTGCGTTTTGCAAGGATCACTCGGTCC
- a CDS encoding MOSC domain-containing protein, with product MSLTAEIDLWSPFTNDTLLEVRTSVMKKMPRLEVTSGIDKDLRHGPIHVSYLGLDADEHDPTFHGGPDKAIHGYCSSHYSGWKAEHPIAADRFRPGAFGENFVTRHMNERNVCIGDVIAVGAEVVLQVSLPRQPCYKLNHRFQLKNFAPTTFKSSRTGWYYRVLKEGTVKAGDEIRLVERKWPKWTIERVQEYLHRNQTDAAMNEELASIEDMGKESRGAFQRRVAKAKAQVKREKGDQWRDFKIIEKTRQTSRISSFVLEAINPIENPEYLNEGAHAKLKLPNGLLRSYSVISGDRNKFELGIALEDKGRGGSLYIHNSMSVGDILQVGRMTTDVQVASASSNHVFIVGGIGITAFLVLAEAYHEVHYNFEMHYAVRSDDDIPFRSRLDALGSSVRFYDRSKGERMDITEIIKTLKWNSHVYVCGPTRMTDAVRVTAEDCGLDEGDVHYEAFSADTSGDPFEAEVLNRGGKILKVGEEETLLEVLKREIGGDVESSCEVGRQHFFALSRSPANMSTAESQGDGFLLLPVKLPALPSCPITALHEIRVRRNAPRIPTEIDDRSLFLKNVPVDSTEAHFRQVFSALVGPGRFESIAFEDDRKNAAAVDPVNAAKIMGLGKKRKRGEQEAEERAREEEIARLPETWTRRLRKSGSSAIALFADEKSVELVLKAIRKANKTTKFPVWGQGVSEDEPELGSEWVSAHIQLSRCDKAATQKSVHAFFNVFNRKEKEAAEMAKRLRNEPDEDGFVTVVRGGRVAPANKNEAEEARQKMIDRASKKKDETTDFYRFQLRERRKAEQAAMLKRFDEDKKKVDAMKEKRGKFRPET from the exons ATGAGTCTCACCGCAGAAATTGACCTGTGGTCACCTTTTACCAACGACACTCTGTTGGAGGTTCGCACCAGCGTGATGAAGAAGATGCCTAGACTAGAGGTCACGTCCGGAATCGACAAGGATTTGAGGCATGGTCCCATTCACGTATCATATCTCGGACTCGATGCGGATGAGCATGATCCAACTTTCCATGGTGGACCGGATAAGGCGATACACGGTT ATTGCTCCTCTCACTATTCTGGTTGGAAGGCAGAGCATCCAATTGCAGCGGACAGATTCAGACCGGGAGCTTTTGGCGAAAACTTTGTCACCAGACACATGAATGAGCGCAACGTTTGCATTGGCGATGTTATCGCCGTTGGTGCCGAAGTCGTGCTCCAAGTCAGTTTGCCACGACAACCATGTTACAAGCTCAATCATCGTTTCCAGTTAAAGAACTTTGCGCCTACGACGTTCAAGTCTAGTAGGACTGGCTGGTATTATCGTGTTTTGAAAGAGGGAACAGTCAAGGCTGGCGACGAAATTAGGCTCGTCGAGCGCAAGTGGCCCAAGTGGACTATTGAGAGGGTTCAGGAGTACCTGCACCGGAACCAAACCGACGCGGCTATGAATGAGGAACTTGCATCAATTGAAGACATGGGCAAGGAAAGTCGTGGCGCATTCCAGCGACGAGTGGCCAAGGCTAAAGCTCAAGTGAAGAGGGAAAAGGGGGACCAGTGGAGAGACTTTAAGATTATCGAAAAGACAAGACAAACCTCGAGAATCTCATCGTTTGTCCTCGAAGCCATCAACCCGATCGAGAACCCAGAATATCTCAACGAAGGGGCTCACGCAAAGCTCAAACTTCCGAATGGCCTCCTTCGGTCTTACTCCGTCATCTCTGGGGACCGCAACAAGTTCGAGCTCGGCATTGCTCTCGAGGATAAGGGCCGTGGAGGATCCCTCTACATCCACAACTCTATGTCTGTAGGCGACATCCTTCAGGTTGGGCGAATGACAACCGACGTACAAGTTGCCAGTGCCTCAAGCAATCACGTCTTCATTGTGGGAGGTATCGGTATCACCGCCTTTTTGGTCCTTGCCGAGGCCTACCACGAAGTCCACTACAATTTCGAGATGCACTACGCCGTTCGCTCGGACGACGATATACCGTTTCGTTCTCGCTTGGATGCTCTTGGGAGTAGTGTTCGATTTTACGACCGTAGTAAAGGCGAGAGGATGGATATCACCGAGATCATCAAGACGCTCAAGTGGAACAGCCACGTCTACGTTTGCGGACCTACGCGAATGACCGATGCTGTAAGGGTAACCGCAGAGGATTGTGGTCTCGATGAGGGCGACGTACATTACGAAGCCTTCTCTGCCGATACATCGGGAGACCCATTCGAGGCAGAGGTTCTGAATCGAGGCGGCAAGATCCTGAAGGTGGGCGAGGAGGAGACGCTGCTGGAAGTACTTAAGCGGGAGATCGGGGGCGATGTGGAGAGTAGCTGCGAAGTCG GACGACAACATTTCTTCGCGTTGAGCCGATCCCCCGCCAATATGTCAACCGCCGAGTCCCAAGGGGATGGCTTCCTTCTCTTGCCAGTGAAGCTCCCAGCACTTCCCTCGTGCCCCATCACCGCTCTTCACGAGATCCGCGTTCGACGAAATGCGCCCAGGATCCCGACCGAGATCGATGATCGAAGTCTCTTTCTCAAGAACGTCCCCGTCGACAGCACCGAAGCTCATTTTCGCCAAGTTTTCTCCGCTCTCGTTGGTCCAGGTCGCTTCGAAAGCATTGCATTCGAGGATGATCGGAAGAATGCCGCAGCTGTCGACCCAGTCAACGCTGCGAAGATTATGGGTCTAGGCAAGAAGCGCAAGCGCGGCGAACAGGAAGCAGAAGAGAGAGCCCGGGAGGAAGAAATCGCACGACTGCCCGAGACTTGGACGAGAAGATTGCGAAAAAGCGGTAGCAGCGCCATTGCTCTCTTCGCAGATGAAAAGAGCGTCGAGCTCGTGCTCAAGGCTATCAGGAAGGCGAACAAGACGACAAAATTTCCCGTCTGGGGACAGGGTGTTTCCGAGGATGAGCCCGAGCTTGGATCCGAATGGGTATCTGCACACATTCAGCTGTCGCGCTGTGACAAGGCGGCAACGCAGAAGTCGGTTCACGCCTTCTTCAACGTTTTCAACCGCAAGGAGAAGGAAGCGGCGGAGATGGCCAAGAGGTTGCGCAATGAGCCAGACGAGGACGGCTTCGTCACAGTTGTCCGCGGTGGCCGTGTTGCTCCGGCCAACAAGAACGAGGCCGAAGAAGCCCGACAGAAGATGATCGACAGGGCCTCGAAGAAGAAGGACGAGACTACGGACTTCTACCGCTTCCAACTGCGCGAGCGTCGCAAGGCGGAACAAGCCGCTATGCTGAAGAGATTCGACGAGGACAAGAAGAAGGTCGATGCCATGAAGGAGAAGCGTGGCAAGTTCAGGCCGGAAACATGA
- a CDS encoding beta-1,3-endoglucanase, producing the protein MAPSLFTLGTAALALAGDAVAKQFVLDDTYDSTNFFDKFDFFESKYGTGDYNDVDLTSGYINYRTRVDAQKLGLISNADGEVYVGPDAHNVTEFPGVGRSSVRLESKAIYNKSLMVARFSHLPKPVCGAWPAFWSYGSPWPKKGELDFFEGWNNAVWIQPAANKPAAHTYLTSEQGQCVISEIGQTAKVNTANCDQLAPGQYTNEGCTTTATSADPWGSSDGGIYAVEWTDDYIKFFAWTHSAAPKNIGSDSPDTSSWGTPSMLIANDKCNINSHFADQRLVLNIDFCGVLAGNEYIWKDQCAASTGHSVCSSYVAANPSAYKDTYFKIKDIRVFKEGSKAVTTSASSSSTSSSTSTSTSTSISTSTSTSATTSSASTSSASTSPASTSSASTSSASTSSASTSPASTSSASTSSASTSSASTSSAVTSTTISTSASASASASASASTSTSASISASASGSVTAKNTSISASDSKTASASGTASSTASASGTASASGTASASGTASASGTASGSASGSGSGSGSASVSGSKSASASITPTGLITTSATGTKSATASASGSISIKSNSKSDEDVCTESDATSTKTGVTSKQTQAAVTKTPPVELTTSTVYTTKVSTITACPPTVTNCPAHIGKVTTQTIALYTTVCPVSSVPAPKPTEPVKGNDKPNDKPNDKSNAGPGTAPGVSTTTFTTVYTITKCPPSVTNCPVGSVTTKIVTTSVPSAGTSVPIVTKVVPTAPSGPNSAPGLTKTLSTVSPSGVPPTPSAPGGNNYGSGSGNGNGTIPKPPTGFNATVPVTKATTLTASKPAGTAPGASTTGYSSASYPTKPAVVVNAAVQAGASFLLMAIGALAALAL; encoded by the exons ATGGCACCTTCACTCTTTACCCTAGGCACGGCTGCCCTGGCCTTGGCTGGTGACGCTGTCGCCAAGCAGTTCGTCCTTGACGACACATACGACTCCACGAACTTCTTCGACAAGTTTGACTTTTTCGAGAGCAAGTACGGCACGGGAGATTATAATGACGTCGATCTCACCTCGGGCTACATCAACTATCGCACCCGTGTCGATGCCCAGAAGCTGGGCCTCATCAGCAATGCCGACGGCGAGGTCTACGTGGGTCCTGATGCCCACAACGTCACCGAGTTCCCCGGTGTTGGCCGTTCAAGTGTGAGACTCGAGAGCAAGGCAATTTACAACAAGTCTCTCATGGTCGCCCGCTTTTCTCATCTTCCTAAACCTGTCTGCGGTGCCTGGCCTGCTTT CTGGTCCTACGGTTCTCCGTGGCCCAAGAAAGGCGAGCTTGACTTCTTTGAGGGCTGGAACAACGCGGTATGGATACAGCCT GCTGCCAACAAGCCTGCTGCCCACACCTACCTCACGTCCGAACAGGGCCAGTGTGTCATCAGTGAAATCGGGCAGACAGCCAAGGTTAACACAGCAAACTGTGATCAACTGGCTCCTGGACAATACACCAATGAGGGTTGTACTACTACAGCCACCTCTGCTGACCCTTGGGGCTCGTCCGATGGTGGTATCT ATGCTGTTGAGTGGACAGACGACTACATCAAGTTCTTTG CCTGGACCCATTCCGCAGCTCCCAAGAACATTGGCTCCGACTCGCCTGATACCTCCTCTTGGGGAACTCCCTCCATGCTCATCGCCAATGATAAGTGCAACATCAACAGCCACTTTGCCGATCAGCGACTCGTTCTGAACATTGACTTCTGCGGTGTTCTCGCCGGCAATGAGTACATCTGGAAGGACCAGTGCGCCGCGTCCACTGGTCACTCTGTCTGCTCGTCCTATGTCGCGGCGAATCCCAGCGCCTATAAGGACACCTATTTCAAGATCAAGGACATTCGTGTGTTCAAGGAGGGCAGCAAAGCAGTGACGACTTCTGCGTCCTCTTCGTCTACCTCTTCGTCTACCTCTACCTCTACCTCTACCTCCATCTCAACCTCTACCTCGACATCTGCCACAACGTCGTCTGCTTCGACATCATCTGCCTCCACATCACCCGCCTCGACGTCTTCCGCCTCGACGTCTTCCGCCTCGACATCATCTGCCTCCACATCACCCGCCTCGACGTCTTCCGCCTCGACGTCTTCCGCCTCGACGTCTTCCGCTTCGACATCGTCTGCAGTCACGTCGACTACCATCTCCACATCGGCATCTGCTTCGGCGTCCGCGTCTGCTTCCGCCTCAACCTCAACGAGCGCCTCCATCTCTGCTTCTGCTAGCGGCTCGGTCACGGCAAAGAACACGTCTATCAGCGCCTCTGACTCCAAGACCGCCTCAGCTTCTGGCACTGCCTCTAGCACCGCATCTGCCTCTGGCACCGCATCTGCCTCTGGCACCGCCTCTGCCTCAGGAACTGCCTCTGCCTCCGGAACTGCCTCTGGTTCAGCGTCTGGATCTGGATCTGGGTCTGGGTCTGCCTCTGTCTCCGGCTCCAAGTCTGCCTCCGCCTCTATTACTCCCACTGGCCTAATTACCACAAGTGCCACTGGCACCAAGTCAGCTACCGCCAGCGCATCCGGTTCCATCTCCATCAAGTCCAACAGCAAGTCCGACGAGGATGTCTGTACCGAGAGCGACGCCACCAGCACCAAGACTGGCGTCACCAGCAAACAGACACAGGCGGCTGTGACGAAAACTCCTCCCGTCGAGCTCACGACCTCGACAGTCTACACCACTAAGGTGTCTACAATTACCGCGTGCCCGCCCACCGTCACCAACTGCCCAGCCCACATCGGCAAGGTCACGACGCAGACCATAGCTCTGTACACCACGGTCTGCCCCGTCTCATCTGTCCCTGCTCCCAAGCCCACCGAGCCGGTCAAGGGCAACGACAAGCCCAACGACAAGCCCAATGATAAGTCCAACGCTGGCCCTGGCACTGCCCCTGGCGTCTCGACCACCACCTTCACCACCGTCTATACCATCACTAAGTGCCCGCCCTCCGTCACAAACTGCCCCGTCGGTAGCGTCACCACTAAGATCGTCACGACATCGGTTCCCTCTGCCGGCACCTCCGTGCCCATCGTGACAAAGGTCGTCCCCACGGCCCCCTCGGGCCCTAACTCCGCCCCCGGCCTGACCAAGACCCTCTCCACGGTCTCCCCATCTGGAGTCCCTCCCACGCCCAGCGCCCCTGGTGGTAACAACTACGGCTCCGGCTCCGGCAACGGCAACGGCACCATCCCCAAGCCTCCTACCGGCTTCAATGCCACCGTCCCGGTGACCAAGGCTACCACTCTCACTGCCTCCAAGCCCGCGGGGACGGCCCCCGGTGCATCAACAACTGGCTACTCTAGCGCCAGCTACCCGACCAAACCGGCTGTTGTTGTCAACGCGGCCGTTCAGGCGGGTGCCAGCTTCCTGCTGATGGCTATTGGTGCCCTCGCCGCCTTGGCTCTTTGA